The following nucleotide sequence is from Salvia miltiorrhiza cultivar Shanhuang (shh) chromosome 7, IMPLAD_Smil_shh, whole genome shotgun sequence.
ACGaatactcttttttcttttccttgagTTTTTTTAATGAGACTCGGCTCTTAGTTTGCATCGTTGTGCTTTTAAGGGTTCTTAGGTTcgctttttctttttccttttatttataaaatctcaatttcatcatatatgaaaatatacaaTTGAATTCATTGTTGACAATTAAGTATTGATGATATTATTTAatgattgattaaaaaaataaatatacaattataaaattttagagAATAAGTTTTGATaattaaatagtaaaataaatatactaattaataatatacaaaattatttacACGAACATATTCGTGAGTCTGTACGAATAAACTCGCAAATATATTAGAGCCGAACACCTATTCGCGAGCTTACGAGCCGAATATATGCAGGTCTCGAATTCAGCTcgataattttattgaactcgATTTTAGGGTGAGTTCGATCTCGTTCGGGAAACGAATGAATTTCGaacgagtttttttttttaaccgaGCTCCGAATAATTCGCGAGCTACTTGATTCGTTTACAACCTTTGGTGTTTCTAGAGACAAAAACTTGACTCTCTCTTTTACACAGAATTGGTTTGTATTTAGTAATACTCATCAAAATCAGTCGACCGGCAACCTTAATTTGTTCTAAATTTCTAATAGAAAGATCACCCAAGTTCATTATTAGTGGTGACTGGCGAGTATGAACGTGTTTTATGTAAAACACTCTCACTGTGAATCTGTGAGATATGCCTAAAATCGGATTTAATATGATCAAAACTCATATCTAAATTGTAAACACCAACAAAAATACAATGTTACTAAAATACGATTATGCATTTGAATATTGAGCATGGTGAAACAGTCTCACAAAAATTTGTATGCGCCAAAAAGGTTGGGACAGATTTCTCGTGCTCAAAATATTTCTCCTCATTCTCTTCACAATCAGCAGCAATTAGAGATTATAGAACTATAAATATGAGGATACAAAATTGTACATGCTGCCACTTTCCCTAAAACTATGCAAATTTTTGCACCTACGAAATCAATCAACCAAAAGAAAAACTTGCCATAATGGTGATGGTGACAAAAGATGGCTAATTCTGCTCAGATCACCGGAGTCAACAGCGGTTTCTTGAGGAAATGACACTCCAAGTTGGCAACAACGAGATCAGCCATAGTGTTGCTCGTCTCGACGGTGTCGGTTCCAACATGAGGCAGCAGGACTACATTCACTAGCTCGAAAAACAGCTCGGGCACGTGAGGTTCGTTCTCAAAGACGTCGAGCCCAGCGCCACCTAGCCTGCCTTCGCACAGTGCAGACACAAGTTCATGTTCATCAACAAGTGCGCCTCGTCCTACATTGACAAGGACCCCTCCAGGGCCCAATGCATCAATAACCTCCCGATTCACAATATGTCTCGTTTCATCTGTCAAGGAGCATGCCACGAACAGGATTCGACAGTTAGCAGCCAGATCAACGGCATTGGAGTGGTACATGTAGTCGGTGATCTGTTTCTTGGTCCGGGAATGGTAGCCGATGGTGCACCCAAATGCCTTAGCTCTTTTGGCAATGGCAGAACCAATCCTGCCTAGCCCGAGGATGCCGACTGATTTGCCACTGAACTGAAAATGGACACAGGCAATCAAACAGAGAAACATGAATAATGCAAATAAGGCAACAAAGAAAACCAAGACAAGTAATCAACTGAAAATGGCTGTGATTTTCTTGTGAATGTGGGAGAAGTGTTTTGGGTCGTTGATCTTTCATTTGCTTGCACAAGATCAACTTTTACAGAGAATTCGAGCCGCCATTACTAAAAATTGGGTTCTCCATTACTCACAAAATCAACTGCCCCTACCTGTAGTCTAGTTGCATAAGAACAGGGTAATTCTTGAGTCAATGAACAATTTGTTTTCATTCTCAAATTCTTGAATCAAGAGGCTTTGGAAACTAGTTCGTAATCACTATCTTAACTATATCTTAATCACGATCAACGATCTTAATGCTAGTTTGCAATTCATGGAAGCACAACCATGATTTCCTCGTCACTTCTACTACAGATCATGTAATCAAGACACGTCTAGCTAAAATTTTCGAAAGACTCAATTCTCTAAGCTCCATTTCAAAGCTTTttttaactatgataaaaatcAAACCAAACTACTATTTAAACATTAGTTTGAATTTGTTTCATCAGAAAAGCTTGAACACATTTCTATCTTTCATAATCCAAAGCCCAACAAGGAAA
It contains:
- the LOC130992249 gene encoding glyoxylate/hydroxypyruvate/pyruvate reductase 2KGR-like, with the protein product MENVGVMMTTPMSAYLEQQLQQRFTLFKLWESSSRTQFLTRRADSVNAVVGDTKIGADSELIDSLPRLEIVSTYSVGLDKIDLDKCRERGIRVTNTPDVLTDDVADLAIGLALTTLRRICACDAFVRSGSWRNGDFQLATKFSGKSVGILGLGRIGSAIAKRAKAFGCTIGYHSRTKKQITDYMYHSNAVDLAANCRILFVACSLTDETRHIVNREVIDALGPGGVLVNVGRGALVDEHELVSALCEGRLGGAGLDVFENEPHVPELFFELVNVVLLPHVGTDTVETSNTMADLVVANLECHFLKKPLLTPVI